A segment of the Lycium barbarum isolate Lr01 chromosome 7, ASM1917538v2, whole genome shotgun sequence genome:
ACTATAGCTATCTTTAAGATTGGGGATAGTTTCCTAAACAAGAAGATGCTAGTTAATTCATTTCAGCTTGCTTCGGTGAagaataaatttaatttttgCCTAAGTAATACATCACAGTATGTGTAGATAAGAGCTATAAGTGGAGACTGTGCAATGTGTCATACGAGAACTGTGATAGGTTTATTATTACTATACAATAACGTGCACACGTGTGGCGTACAACATATTGCTAGCAATTATAGCCAAACTTTAGCTAAAGTAATAGTTAGACACATGATGAATAAATTTATTAAAGGCAAAAGGCCTTGCCCAAAGAAACAAGAAGGTTATACAAGAAGATTTGAGTTGTCATGTTAGCTACTGGAAGCGTTGGTTTGGAAGACTACGCGCTAAGGAATTGATAAGGGGTTCAGTGGATCATTCGTATTTGGCTGCGTATCGTATGTGCTTGAAATCACAAATCCTGGAAGCAGGACCATGCGGAGGGGAGGTTTTTATATTTCTTTACAACTTTTGACACTTGCATAAGGGGATGTCAGCACATGAGAAAGATCAAAGGACATTCTTGCCAGGTAAGTAGGTGGTGTTCTATTGATTGATGTAGTACAGGATGTGGAGAGCCATGTTTGCTCATTGGCCTATTGGGTAGTAAATATGGAGTTCGTTGCCTCTTAAAATTACTTTTTCAACAATTGCGTGAAATAGTTTCTAACATCATGAATTTTTGCATAATATCTGACCAGCACCAAAACATTGCAAAGGCAGCACAACAAGTTTACAGTAAGGCTCACCATAGATGTTCCACAAGCCATTTTGATGAACGATTGCGTGAAAGTTCAGCAATGGATCCTTCTTTAAATGCTCTTATAAAGCAGCAACTGCATATAGAGTCGAAGAGTTTAATAATCAGTTTGATCAACTAATTTAATTTATAGCCCCGAATGTAGCTAATTGTCTTCATAATAAAGTCGGGTATTATAAATGGAGTCGGGCATATTTCCTTGGAAACAAATTCAACGTGTTAACATCAAACATTGCCAAGTCATTCAACTCAATATTTTTCGAAGAGAGAGAATTTCCCttgagtgcccttttcaactCCATTAATAGGAGATTTTCTAGCAAATTTGATGAAACGTGTATGAAAACAATAAACACAAACAACCCGCGCTTCAGCCTTCATGCCTTGTGCTGAAAAAAGGATAAGGGAGAATATGACTAAGAGCAACAGGATAGTGGCCTTTTAGGTAAACGAAGACGAGTACAATCGCATAACTAATCCCCTCATAAATAAAACAAGCATAGATTATGAGTCagattatatattattttataaagtGTAAAAGATCGAATAACTAATACCTGAAATAGTAATACAGAAATAATTAAACCCTTCATTACTACCACATGCATAACTCTAATCAGCAATTTCTAACGACTTCGGTCGTTTGGTACTTAGTTAGAATTGTGCAGGTATTAGTAATATAGGGATTAGTTatataagaaaaataaatatatgtattattttatgcatagTTTAGTTAATTATGAATTAGTTATTCTATCTTCTATACtatataaaataatacatagattacctcataacttatacatgtattagttgtGCAGGTTTCTAAATTGTAAAACAAACACCGTATTAGGTGTGTTAAATTTTATACATCACAAAAAATCATACTGCCGAACATGATAGTTcctccgtcccattttaagtttcttactttcctttttggccTGTTCCAAAAAGAATGCCTCTTTAATTTTAGTAAGTTGATAATTCAAACATTCTACATGATAAGCGTAAAACCACCAGAATCGAAGGACATTTTTAGTACATTACAtgcatctttaatttaggacatataagattcaaaagtctctcttcatttcttaaactccgtgtctagtcaaacttaaACACTTAAATTGAACGGAGGGATCTTACTTATACAaaatttaatacatgaataacttagctCCTAAACATCTACCAAATAAGTGTTAGGGTTTTTaccctgattttcttaccatatttgagttttacttttctattgaagaaaaatcaaaatattatcatAATTGCTTGTACTTTTTctgaaaggaaaatataattaTCTTCCATAGTTGACTATTCCTTGTCTTAGAGGAAAAGTATTGgacatctataaattgaagacATCCTTCCCACAACTAAAACATAGCAACATCTGCAATGTAGTCCCTTAAGGTTAAAGAGTCTTGGTTAGGGTTGGGGGTTGGGGGGATTATTCTCTCATAGTTTTATGCTttcttttatattagttttctcATATGTAGGATAATTGGCCAAACCATATTAAGATATTATGcctttttaatatagtttttttgTCGTCTTATTTACTGTCGTTTAAggtttgcaattattagcttccgcatgCCGCCatgattatttcgatcccaacaattggtatcagagccaatggttcaCCAATGATTCAACGAGGTTGAAGATAGGTTCAACGCAGATTCATATCAAGCTATAGCCTATTAACGATATTGAAGATTCTTTatcaaataaaaagaagaaactcCGGGTGACCACAAGTGGAGATGAATTTTCAGTCATAATTTCAACATTCCAGTTGTtgcatctttaaaaataaagcaaaatattttttaaatcaaattttaACTCATTTTTTTAATCTTATGTTTAACCATGATAAGCAGCAGTGATGAAAATTATGTGAAGAAGGAGGATGAAGATTATTTTGCCAGAAATTCAGGTcaaggggagatttgttagggtttTTTCTGTTattttcttaccatatttgagtttttattttttacttttctgTTGAAGGAAAGTCAAAGTACGTATTACCATAATTGCTTTTGCTTTTCCTGAAAGAGAAATATAATTATCTTTCATATTTGGCTATTCCTTGTCTTGAAGGAAAAGTTTTTGACGTTTATGAATTGAAGACATCATTCCCACAACTAAAACATAATAGCATCCATAATGTAGTCCCTTAGGGTTAAAGAATCTTGTTTAGGGGGAGATTATTTCTAATAATTTTATGCTTTCTTTTATATCAGTTTTCTCATATGTAGTCCAATTGGCCGAACCATATTAAGATATTATGCCTTTTTAATATACTTTTCTATGTCGTTTTATTTATCGTCGTTCAAGATTTACAATTATTAGCCTTCATATGATACCCCGATTGTTTCGACCCCAACAATAAGCTCATTCGTAGAAACAGAAGCGTTGATTCTGTTGAAATCACTCCTGCCTTAGGATCTAGCTCACATTGTCCAGCCAAAACAAgctaagaaaagaaggaaagaaagacACTAAATAACAGAAAAGATGGCTTAACGGAATGTATGGGCTAGGCCTAAATATCCCAAATAATTTTAACAGAATTACTTTCTTTCCTTCCACTCATTCTTTTATCTAAAAAAACTGGTCATCTAATTCACTTCCCAACGTATCAAAACAATAATATTATTTTCACGTAATGACCAATATCCACGTAAGCCCAACATTCTTTCATGGGTTGGAACCGTTAGCGCAAATCCCAAAATATTCCTTCTCAATAAACATATGGTGCACAGCTGTCAGCGCTGTTTCCGTCCTACCTAGGATTGTCTGATTGCTCTCTGTATTAGAAAATATTTTACTGGCAAATATTTGACTCCGACAAACGTACTTAGACCTAATTTGTTTTGTCTGAATTTGAagatatatatattaaaatattgTATTAATATTTGTATATTAAATAATTTAGACTGTTTATTttctcagtatatatatatatatatatatatatatataagtcatctttatttaaaaattaataaatataaatttaataaaatattaaattaatctatttaattactttattagcaaaagatttttaaaataataatatgaCAGTTGGTGATGTTCACATAACAATGGTGGTTGTGGTTGTCGATTGGAGATGGTCATAGATAGCAATAGTGGTTATGGTTGTTGATAGGAGATAGCCTGGTGATTGTGATGGATAAGGGTGGTGGTTGTGGGTGTCGATTTGGGATGGTTTTGACTGATCGTGGAGGATGTGAGTGCCAATTTAGGATGGTGTGACTGATCGTGGTGGTTGTGGGAAGTAGAGAATGGTGATTGTGGATGTCAGTAGTGATTAATTGACGCTGTTGGTGACAAAGACTAGTAATTGTGATGGGTGAGTTTAGTGATAGTGGATGCTGGTTGTGCATGATGACGGTGGTTAATTAGCAATATATAGAGGTAGCTGATGCACTATCAGATTATCATTAACTTTCAACGGACGTTCTATCAAGATTTGACTCGTCAATAAGGATTTTTCATCTAACTTTTCGTCGGAAATGTCTCTTttgatatatttttcttttattatagtatttattatcatttcaaaaatattttattagattTCGCGTGACATTTGTTTATTCGATCTTAAAATGTGACTTCTTCTAGTCTCTTTTATTTGCCATGTTTGACTTTTGCATGCCCTTAATTCTTCTCCACATTTATTAGAGTCACTACCAGAAAATCGCATTTTTCTGACTACCAAACATTCGGAAGGCAGTCGGAAAAAAGCAAATTTCTGGTAGCGAGTAGaaaatgaagataaaaaaaattaattaattatttcttaattttttaaaatgaCAAGTATTTTGAATTGTATAAAAAGAAACGGAGAAAGTATCAAACGTTTCTATGCCTGGGCAAGAGGCTCGGTTCGATTCGGCTCAGTTAAAATCAAATCATAGTTAGACTTGGCTCGATTCAATCAAAATATTGCTTGACTCGGCATAAGTTGGTTAGAGCTCGGGTTTAGCCGGCTCAGCTCAATTGGCTCGTTTTAGTCGCATAATGATTATTTCAAAATTAAAAGTCATTCGCTAagcttaattaaattaataacaTCTCAATTTAATAATTACTCCGTATTTATTATTATAATTTAGTCAACCTCATTTGAATTTCAGTTATAATTTAAACTAATAATGCATGTAATTTAGTCACTCTTGAATGCATTTATTGATTTAAATTAATAATGCTTATATTTTACTTAATCAACCAATTTATTATGAAACTTTTTCTAATGACGTAGCACTATGCATATAACTAAATAAAAGAGTCGTCTCATGCTCGGCTCGAGTTCGATTATATATATTTTAACAAAGTTCGACTAGACTCGGCTCAAACTCTGCTAGTTTTCGGTGCCATGAGAAGCTTTGTTGAGCTCGGCTCGAGCTCAACTCAATTCGATATAtaatactccatccgtttcaatttatgtgaatctatttcctAATTAGTCCGTGCCTAAAAGAATaacttctttttatatttagaaacactttgcctttatgcaatgatttatagctacataaaatatatatgactcatttaacaccacaagtttaaaagttttCTATATTGTCTTAAATTCCGTGTCTAATGAAATGAGTTCAcattgaaacggatggagtagTAAGCTCTATTGGACTCGACTCTCTCGGCTCGATGGCGACGCCCAGGTCTACCCGGGAAGGTCCAAGGAGGACACCATATCAATCCGGTACTTCCAATTTCCCATTTCACTTAATCAATCATCTGTCATCACCATGTAATAATACGTAACACAATACTTTAAATACACGTGACTGCTGACTTATCCATTTCCCCCAATTATTAGTGCTATAAATTCACCATTTCTTATCCTAACAAATGCATTGATCCATCAAATTCTACACTTACGAGAATATTAATTTCTTCCTAACAGTCAAAAACTTGACTCGACTGAACTACTTGTGTTGTCCACAATGGCCACTAGTAATGTCCGGTTCTTGATTGTGAAGCCTGAAAATGGCGGAATATGTGACCTCGTACGCTTCCTCGTACGCGGAGATAAACAAAGCAGCGCTAAGTTTCTCGAATATTCTGAGGTTCTCTTTGAGGAAGAAACTGAGTTACAGCGCGATGGCGATGATGGTGAAGACGAAGTGGGTGATCATCGATGGGTCATATTTGTGTCCATATTAGTGAGGAAAATATTAAAGGTGTTTGAGAAACCAATGGAATGGAGTGGCTACTTTCTCGAGTTTTTTCTCAACCTCTTTTCTCTCAATGGCAGCTTTCTTGGTTTACTCTACAATATGTTGCACGGTAATAATACCTAACTTTCTCCTCCTTTTCATTTTACGTGGAGGTGTTTGATtgagtatgattttttttttttaaaaaaaaacttttaaaatttatgattttAATTGCGTTTGAAATATTTTTATGGTTACAAAATACTCCCCTGACGTCCAATTTTAAGTGTCTTTAAATCCAGGTCACACCCCTACATGCAAACTTTACCTGCAAAAAATTATTaggatttcaaaaagaaaaaaagatcaaATTTTGAACCTATGATTTTAGAAGTACAGTGGGTTCAATAGTAAAAATGTAAAGGTTGAATTCACAGCacattatgtatataatatatgtgAAAAAATTGTTAAGATttcaggaaagaaaaaaaaaattaaaatttgaacCTATAATTTTAGAAGTACAGTGGGTTCAATAGTAAAATGTAAAGGTTGAATTCATTAAATTGAAATCCAGTTCACACCCCTACATCCAAAATTTACCAGCATATACtccttccgttcacttttacttgtcatgtttcacTTCTTGAGAGTCAAATTACATGGactttgatcaatattttaagatatattttttcatcatattaatatgagaagtatttttcgtatagttttcgaatatctaaattttagttttaaaatattaaattaatctaattcaatttagcttcgaagattagtcaaattgattTTCGAGAAGCGAAACGTGACAAGTAAATATGAACGGAGGGAGTGTGAATTAGTATGTCTGAAAATAATCTCATAAAGGTATAGCTGAAGGTTGTAGTTCTGGAAAAGGTGACAGCAGCACTGAAAAACTATAACAAACTCTATGATGATATGCATGTTGATTGATGACTACTATGAAAATAGTGGTGTCCAGTGTTATCGGAATCTCCATTTAGTCTCATCTGTAACAATCTTATTCTGAGCAAAATGTTGCAAGGAAACAGGAAAGGTGGTGATACCACAGAGAGGCTCTGAAACTTTCATAAGTTCTATTGGCCATGTTGATGGGAGAATAAACTTATACAAGAATGCAATTTTAACCAAGGAAATCGCTCGACCTGATTTAGGGGATAAAAATATGCAACTGGGAATGGGACATAGAGCTCTTATGGACCTATGCATGATGTCTTCAAAGTTGGCCTATGAGAATGAAAACGTCCTTAGGGACGTTGTAAATCATCACTGGAAGGTATATATACTTCTGCTTCTTTGTAAGTATTTTCTTATCATTTGTTAGAGTGACATTTATGTTTTCACTAATTCTTTCCCAAAACAGATGCATTTTGTGGATTTTTACAACTGCTGGAATGGTGAGAACTCAACTTATATCCTTCATTTTCAAAAGAGTTATCACCTTGCTCTTTGCCTTTTCTGATTGTATGaatattttctttcttaaatATGTGTTTATTGGGACAGATTACGAGAAAGAGAGTTCCACCCAAGTTTTTATATTATGCGATAAGCCAAAAGATGCGAACTTGattttgatcagcttcaggggtACAGAGCCATTTGATGCTGATGACTGGATCACTGATTTTGACTACTCTTGGTATGAGATTCCGAAATTGGGAAAAGTACACATGGGATTTTTGGAGGCCTTAGGTTTAGGAAATAGAGGAAATACGTCCACATTTCACGAACAACTCTTCGTTAAAAATGCAAAATCTATCGATTCAGAGCAGCCACCCGAGAGGAGTACTGCTTACTATACTGTTAGAAGCAAACTCAAAAGTTTACTAAACGAGCACGATAATGCAAAATTTGTCGTCACAGGACATAGCTTAGGAGGAGCATTGGCTATACTATTTCCAACGATGCTAGTGATGCATGAGGAAACGGATGTCATGAAAAGATTATTGGGTGTATACACGTATGGACAACCAAGGATCGGGAATAGGCAGTTAGGGAAATTCATGGAAGCACATTTGGAACATCCGGTGCCTAAGTACTTCAGAGTTGTTTATAGCAATGATCTTGTCCCGAGGTTACCTTATGATGACAAAACATTCCTCTATAAGCACTTCGGTATTTGCATGTACTACAACAGCTTATACATTGAGCAGGTAAACATCAATGCGCTTTTGTTCTGCAGTCAGAGGCGGAGCCAGTATTGTGGTTACAGGTTCACCAGAATTCAATAACTTCGGCTCAAACtttgtatttgtattaaaaaatttatttaatatGTACAGATAATCTATTCAGAACCCAATAAGAAAAAGAGCTTTTTCCATTTATGGCCCATCAGACGAAATTAATTAAGGgtgctagccaaaatatacaaaacctatatactgattttgtatattatatgtatagtatatgtatacttTGTGTATTCactacgtatattatatgtatatttatacttaatatacaaaacctatatatTTTATGGCTATTATTCTTTTgagcggtccaaaaatgtaaCTATCCCTAAGAAAAATAAACTATGATGCAGATCCTATAAACTAAAACTCCTGACTCCGCCTCTGTCTGCAGTTACCCTTTTATTGTTCCTTTCTGAATATTGATGTGATTGTAAGTCCTTGTTGTCTCATAGAAAGTAGACGAAGAACCAAACATGAACTTTTTTGGCCTGCGATTCGTATTACCAGTATATCTGAATGCTGGTTGGGAGTTTATTAGAAGTTTCACTATGGGTTACATATACGGAACTGAGTATAAGGAGAGTTGGGAATCAGTACTTCTTCGGATGGTAGGGCTCGTTTTTCCAGGCATTTCTGCTCACAGTCCAGTTGATTATGTCAACTCTGTAAGACTTGGAAGGGAGAGAAGTATTCAGATGTCATCTTTTTAGAAAGGTTTGATTGGAATGCATTGATCAAGTGATCTGTTATGAGGGTTATGCAGCATTTGTATCAACTGTTGTTGATTTTTGAAGGTCTCTTTTTAGTATTTACTtatcaaaaaataattttgttagAGCTTTTTGTATCTTGAATAAAGCTATCTGTTTACACATCAAATTTAGGTGTTGTAGACTGGATTTGTCTTGTGAGCCTATTGAATAAATCTTATTTCAGTGATTGCTTGTTAGATTTGTTTGATAATGAAAATGAATTGTATCAGTTGATCTTCTATTCTACAAATCTTTATCCGGAAacaaattcaatattttaaatggTTTACATTCATATATCAGCATTctcttttgtatatttgacagttaaTGATGTTCTTTGTCTACATGATTAGTCAATTATAGTTTTCTAATTAATATTGAAGGAAAAGTTACAGTTAATGGTGTTCTTTATCTATTTGAgcagaagaaaaaagaaataagcAAGAAAGAAAGGGCATTCTTTCTCTTGGCTAGTCTCGGGGAACGGATGAAATAAAATTTACTCTCAAGACAGCATCAAGGGACAAGTTAATTTGTTATCATCGGAGGAGAACGGATTTGTTGCTGATTCAAACTATATGAGccgtttgaattttttttaatgtcCAGATCCTTCAGTTTTGATACTGATTCTACATGACCTCTCAAAGTATGCAACTCACTCAGCCTACAAAAGATTTATATACAGGTAGAAATAAGTCAAGCAGCGCATTGAACTGTCAGTTTGAAAGAAAAATGTCCCAAGTAGAGGTAAGGTAAATACTTACCCGCAATTGGTCCGCAATTGGTGTTCATACCAAACCAAGCAATATAACTTAGCCGTTAACAACTAAAGTAACAAggaattttttcatttttggcccgtcGGCCAAAATTAATTACTGGGGCTAACCAAAATATGCAAAacatatacactgattatgtataagatgtgtatatttatgtatataatatgcatatttatacttaatatacaaaacatatagaTTTCCTATTATTTTTAGGCCGGCCCAAAAAAGGAAATTATCCCAAGTAACAATATATAGTACTTACAATGGTTGAGTGATAAGTGCCACGTCTTGCATTTATTAGTTTGGTATAAACACTAGGTGCAAGTAAATGTATATAGGAGACCTGGTTATTTTTGCTCGATGAGTAGCTTGTTCAGCAATAATAGAAGATCTTCTGCTTTTAGGTTCAAACTCTGGTGATGCTACATCTTGTAGAGTTCTCTGAGAAAGTACCCCCTTAGCCTCTCTGTCTTCCTTTCCATAGTCCTACATGAAAAAGCAGTCTATCCAAACCATAAAAAGAGAAGTGAATTCAGTAAACTAAGAAATGATCTTAGTCTTTGAGTGAAATGACCATGAAATGCAAAAAATTCTGCTGACCTTCGTATCGAAAAGTACGTTCCAGGCTTCTCCAGTCAGACCATAACGAACAACGAATTTAATTATATCTAAGGGAATATAGAAAATAAGACTGTATAACCATATGACACCCGCCCATCCCCATCCTATGCCACTAATTGACGCGAATTCAATATGTGAATAAACAGCTATCAAGGTAGCAACCTGTACAATAACAagggaaaaagagaaagaaagtaaAAGAACATGTTGAAACTCATAAATAATGAATGGAGTTGAGATTTATGAATTTGGTATGCCTTACCAGTTGGGCCAACACAAATCCAAACATCAAAAGAGTTCCTGGTCTCTCTATAAATGACCAACTCTGACTGCGGGTGACAATTAGCGCCTGGCTGATAATACTGACCTGCAGATATATGGCTGCTGAGATTTCTTCAGTGCTTCCACTTAGAGATTTTACATGGAAGTGAGTCTACAGGTAATCAATAGTTAAAGACGATTAGAAACTAAAGTTAGGACTTTCAGTTTGAATGTGATTTTCATATTtgtgctgagatgagaatgttgagatggatgtgtggccacaccaggagtgacaggattaagaatgaggatattcgggacaaggtgggagtggcctcggtggaagacaagatgcgagaagcgagattgagatggtttgggcatgtgaagaggagagacacggatgccccagtgcggaggtgtgagaggttggccatggatggtttcagacgaggtaggggtaggccaaagaagtattggggagaggtaattagacacgacatggcgcagttacagcttaccgaggacatgaccttagataggagggtttggaggacccatattagggtagaaggctagtagatagtctcattaccctgccttattaatagtcgcattatcgtagtataatttcttgtgctctaatttatgctattatgctattatctgttatttcctgtgctttgattattctatgttatctgtgtcgcttgcgttacttcatttccatatcgctttgaatctcttagccgtatctgacctctttttatgtttttattgagtcgagggtctctcggaaacagccatcctaccttggtaggagtaaggtctgcgtacactctaccctccccagaccccacgttgtgagatttcactgggttgttgttgttgttgttgttgaagtttacTAAGTTACTAAGGGACAAAACTAAGAATAATGGTACCTGAAAGAATACGGTGCTGTCTACGAGCCAGTAAAACAAGACGGTAACTAAAGCAAGATAAGTGGCAGCCAGCTGCAAATATCTCGTTAAGCTTCCAACTGTCAAGTGTTGGAGATGGTTTAACGCGATCTTTGGAAATAGTCATGATAGTACCTATCAATAAAACAGAAAAATATGAACTTTGCAGCATGACCTTGCTATGCCTTCTAAGATAAATATTGTCATGGATAAGACCTTACCATCATTTAGAATTGCAATTATCAGTACCATGAATGGAGGAAAGTCGATCGTATTCCCATATCAGTGCCAGAAGCATGAAACCAAGCTGCACAAGACAGATACAAAAGGTTTATCGCATCTGATCATAAAGTTAGACTAACTTACGAAACAGCTCAAAATGAAGTAGTTAACAGGAACTCGATGCTTTACCACTATTCGTATGGTTATGGAAACAGCACAAAACTGCATGTTAGGAGTAGCAACCCATTAAATGAAGTACTAATAAAGATCACAAATCATATATAGCAGACACTCAGATTCTAGATTTGACTTGACTGCATAATTTTTCATTCTTTGAAATATAGCCCTACTAGTCAAAACAGCACTGTCACACCCTGAcgaggggcatgacgggcacccggccCTATCGACCAAGTACCACCTGGCGTATATTGACATAATCTCAGTACAATTATCCTGGCTTGAAATGTGATCTCACAGTAACATAGAAAGACACCTGCACGCACAAAAGGCCCAATACAACGGAAGACATATGCAtgatcatacatacatatatgtgtatatatatatattctctagCCGATGAGGCTGACACAAGAGCATCATAATCAAACGAAGGCCAACGAGGCCGTACATGACATCTACATACATCATGCTCtctatgagcctctaggagtACATATACATGACATATTGAATGCATGGGACAGGACAGGACCTCGTCGTACCCAAAAGATACATACATATAACATGTGAACATA
Coding sequences within it:
- the LOC132603772 gene encoding triacylglycerol lipase OBL1 encodes the protein MATSNVRFLIVKPENGGICDLVRFLVRGDKQSSAKFLEYSEVLFEEETELQRDGDDGEDEVGDHRWVIFVSILVRKILKVFEKPMEWSGYFLEFFLNLFSLNGSFLGLLYNMLHGKVVIPQRGSETFISSIGHVDGRINLYKNAILTKEIARPDLGDKNMQLGMGHRALMDLCMMSSKLAYENENVLRDVVNHHWKMHFVDFYNCWNDYEKESSTQVFILCDKPKDANLILISFRGTEPFDADDWITDFDYSWYEIPKLGKVHMGFLEALGLGNRGNTSTFHEQLFVKNAKSIDSEQPPERSTAYYTVRSKLKSLLNEHDNAKFVVTGHSLGGALAILFPTMLVMHEETDVMKRLLGVYTYGQPRIGNRQLGKFMEAHLEHPVPKYFRVVYSNDLVPRLPYDDKTFLYKHFGICMYYNSLYIEQKVDEEPNMNFFGLRFVLPVYLNAGWEFIRSFTMGYIYGTEYKESWESVLLRMVGLVFPGISAHSPVDYVNSVRLGRERSIQMSSF